From Halanaeroarchaeum sulfurireducens, a single genomic window includes:
- a CDS encoding nucleoside phosphorylase, translated as MGKQPHLQVETGDVHAVALLPGDPGRVDRIAAQCDESTTVAENREYKVVNATYDGTDLTIASTGIGCPSAAIALEELSRVGVETFVRVGTTGALQTDVEIGDMVVATGAAKNEGTTKRYEPVEFPAVPDFAVTSALVEAAEANDEAVHVGPVASDDAFYAETEEYVAEWEDAGILAVEMEAAAVFTLARRKGLSAAAICTADGNLVKGTQKGADGESELPPKARNNVERAITLALDAVANRLDRSS; from the coding sequence ATGGGAAAACAGCCACACCTCCAGGTCGAGACCGGCGACGTCCACGCGGTCGCACTCCTTCCCGGGGATCCGGGTCGCGTCGACCGGATCGCCGCCCAGTGCGATGAATCGACGACGGTCGCAGAGAACCGCGAGTACAAGGTTGTCAACGCCACCTACGACGGGACCGACCTGACCATTGCCTCGACGGGGATCGGATGCCCTTCGGCGGCAATCGCGCTCGAGGAACTCTCCCGGGTAGGCGTGGAGACGTTCGTCCGCGTCGGCACGACCGGCGCGCTCCAGACCGACGTCGAGATCGGCGACATGGTCGTGGCGACCGGCGCGGCGAAAAACGAGGGGACGACGAAGCGATACGAACCGGTCGAGTTTCCTGCCGTTCCCGATTTCGCGGTCACGAGCGCCCTCGTCGAGGCCGCAGAGGCCAACGACGAGGCGGTCCACGTCGGTCCCGTCGCCAGCGACGATGCCTTCTACGCGGAGACGGAGGAGTACGTCGCGGAGTGGGAGGACGCGGGCATCCTCGCCGTCGAGATGGAGGCCGCCGCCGTGTTTACGCTCGCCCGCCGGAAGGGGCTCTCCGCTGCCGCGATCTGCACGGCCGACGGGAACCTGGTGAAGGGAACTCAGAAGGGAGCCGACGGCGAGTCGGAACTCCCGCCGAAGGCCCGGAACAACGTCGAGCGGGCCATCACCCTGGCGCTCGACGCCGTCGCGAACAGACTGGACCGTTCTTCCTGA
- the gatD gene encoding Glu-tRNA(Gln) amidotransferase subunit GatD: MNPGDRIRVDDGGQTHEGIVLPSSSATSLVVKLDSGYNVGIDREDASVEVLESDVYDVEATETATTSTVEFDDDLPTVALISTGGTIASTVDYRTGAVTAQFDAEDVLRAVPDLAGRANYRGRVVANILSENMDPSVWQDLAAVVHEEIENGADGVVIMHGTDTMQYTASALSFMLDTPVPVVFTGSQRSADRPSSDNVMNAVCAVETAKSHAAEVMVAMHATPSDDRVALHRATRVRKNHTSRRDAFETVGAKPLGEVDYETGEISFSREYRERGAVDLDVAPDLATDVELVTFTPAMDLSILEEMAGKSGLVVEGTGLGHVNTDAIDVIESLVDDGTHVVMTSQCLEGRVCDRVYDTGRDLLDAGVIEGEDMLPGTALVKLMWAVANVENVSEAMGRPLAGEIQERSTPWR, from the coding sequence ATGAACCCAGGGGACCGCATCCGCGTCGACGACGGCGGGCAGACCCACGAGGGGATCGTGCTCCCGTCCTCGTCGGCGACCTCGCTCGTCGTCAAGCTAGACAGCGGGTACAACGTCGGCATCGACCGTGAGGACGCGTCCGTCGAAGTGCTGGAATCGGACGTCTACGACGTCGAAGCGACGGAGACCGCCACGACGTCGACCGTCGAGTTCGACGACGACTTGCCGACCGTGGCACTCATCTCGACCGGCGGGACCATCGCCTCCACCGTGGACTATCGCACGGGCGCCGTGACCGCCCAGTTCGACGCCGAAGACGTCCTCCGCGCCGTGCCCGACCTCGCGGGCCGGGCGAACTACCGCGGTCGGGTGGTCGCGAACATCCTCTCGGAGAACATGGACCCGTCGGTCTGGCAGGATCTCGCAGCGGTCGTCCACGAGGAGATCGAAAACGGCGCCGACGGCGTGGTGATCATGCACGGCACCGACACGATGCAGTACACCGCGAGCGCCCTCTCGTTCATGCTCGATACGCCGGTTCCCGTGGTCTTCACGGGGAGCCAGCGCTCGGCGGACAGGCCCTCCTCCGACAACGTCATGAACGCGGTGTGTGCGGTCGAAACCGCAAAATCACACGCCGCCGAGGTCATGGTCGCCATGCACGCCACCCCGAGCGACGACCGGGTCGCCCTCCACCGCGCGACGCGAGTCAGGAAGAACCACACCTCGCGACGGGACGCCTTCGAAACGGTCGGCGCGAAGCCACTCGGCGAGGTCGACTACGAGACCGGCGAGATTTCCTTCAGCCGCGAGTATCGCGAGCGTGGCGCGGTCGACCTCGACGTCGCCCCCGACCTGGCGACTGACGTCGAACTGGTGACGTTCACGCCCGCGATGGACCTGTCGATCCTCGAGGAAATGGCGGGCAAATCGGGCCTGGTCGTCGAGGGGACCGGCCTGGGACACGTCAACACCGACGCCATCGACGTCATCGAGTCGCTCGTCGACGACGGCACCCACGTCGTCATGACGAGTCAGTGTCTCGAGGGGCGGGTCTGCGACCGCGTCTACGACACTGGGCGGGACCTCCTCGACGCCGGCGTCATCGAGGGCGAGGACATGCTCCCGGGGACGGCACTGGTGAAACTCATGTGGGCGGTCGCGAACGTCGAGAACGTGTCTGAAGCGATGGGCCGACCGCTCGCCGGCGAGATTCAAGAGCGGTCGACCCCCTGGCGGTAA
- a CDS encoding carbohydrate kinase family protein, with translation MVRVVTAGHVNWDVTLRVKALPEPDGEARISSLQRSGGGSAANVAAALATYGTAVEIVGSVGDDEPGFLARRELDRVGVDVSELHTVRTADTTVKYLIVDAAGEVMVLGNEGANEAFEADDVRPGVVREADHLHLTGQRPATADRLADRARDGGLTVSFDPGRLLSERDYGDLLDRVDVLFVNRREAEIALAGTDPADAVAGTDRVLVVKRGANGAAVYADGTVVEHPGFDVSPVDTTGAGDAFDAGFLAVVLGVWDGEENVHIREADFERALEVANVCGAMAACEEGARQAPSRAEAEAFLADRDASG, from the coding sequence ATGGTCCGGGTTGTCACCGCTGGCCACGTCAACTGGGACGTCACCCTCCGTGTGAAGGCCCTTCCGGAGCCTGACGGTGAGGCGCGCATCTCCTCGTTGCAACGCTCCGGCGGCGGCAGCGCTGCGAACGTGGCCGCCGCCCTCGCCACATACGGGACGGCAGTCGAGATCGTCGGTAGCGTCGGCGACGACGAACCCGGCTTTCTCGCACGGCGAGAGCTGGACCGCGTGGGCGTGGACGTCTCTGAACTCCACACTGTACGCACCGCCGACACCACGGTGAAGTACCTCATCGTGGACGCGGCGGGGGAGGTGATGGTCCTTGGAAACGAGGGGGCCAACGAGGCGTTCGAGGCGGACGACGTCCGTCCCGGGGTCGTTCGGGAGGCCGACCACCTCCACCTGACCGGCCAGCGCCCGGCGACGGCCGACCGGCTCGCCGACCGTGCGCGCGACGGCGGTCTGACCGTCTCGTTCGATCCCGGTCGACTGCTGTCAGAACGGGACTACGGCGATCTGCTCGATCGCGTCGACGTTCTGTTCGTGAACCGCCGCGAGGCAGAGATCGCGCTGGCCGGGACGGACCCCGCCGACGCGGTCGCGGGGACCGACCGCGTCCTGGTCGTGAAACGTGGCGCGAACGGGGCGGCCGTCTACGCCGACGGGACGGTCGTCGAACACCCCGGATTCGACGTCTCGCCCGTCGACACGACCGGGGCGGGCGACGCGTTCGACGCGGGATTTCTGGCGGTCGTGCTGGGCGTCTGGGACGGGGAAGAGAACGTTCACATTCGGGAGGCCGATTTCGAACGCGCCCTCGAGGTGGCCAACGTCTGTGGCGCGATGGCGGCCTGCGAGGAGGGGGCCCGGCAGGCACCCTCACGGGCCGAAGCCGAGGCGTTTCTCGCGGACCGGGACGCCTCCGGATGA
- a CDS encoding ubiquitin-like small modifier protein 1: MQVKLFADLAEAAGEKRVDLDLDGDATVGEAVDALVDAYPGLAERVLADDGALVDRVNVLRNGENVFAAADGLETPIDGDDELALFPPVSGG, from the coding sequence ATGCAGGTGAAGCTGTTCGCCGACCTCGCGGAAGCCGCCGGCGAGAAGCGTGTCGACCTCGACCTCGACGGTGACGCGACGGTCGGAGAGGCGGTCGACGCCCTCGTCGACGCCTACCCCGGGCTCGCAGAGCGTGTCCTCGCCGACGACGGGGCACTCGTCGACCGCGTCAACGTCCTCCGAAACGGAGAGAACGTCTTCGCGGCCGCCGACGGCCTGGAGACACCTATCGATGGTGACGACGAACTCGCGCTGTTCCCGCCGGTCAGCGGCGGATAA
- a CDS encoding DUF63 family protein, with protein sequence MVLPAGSTVPPIPQTAALLAALGAVLWGLRRDGVRVTDHTILALSPWMVAGATVHVVYQLDVLPSAVAPLASSPAVYGTTAVVAGFVWLLAGRTTRPLWWLAGVGVLAVLVPTGVALAVAAAGGTLTLTVPLLGVAAGAVMAWVTWRLFGAVRPSDATTVGVAGPVVLFGHALDGATTTLGVDVLGFGEKTPLSRIVMEIAGALPTADVIGVGWLFALVKLGLAVAVLALFAGYVRDEPSEGFGLLGLIAAVGLGPASYNVLLFAVMTPTGF encoded by the coding sequence ATGGTCTTACCAGCCGGCTCGACGGTGCCGCCGATCCCCCAGACCGCGGCGCTCCTGGCTGCGCTCGGGGCGGTCCTGTGGGGCCTCCGACGCGACGGCGTCAGGGTCACCGATCACACGATCCTCGCTCTCTCACCCTGGATGGTCGCCGGGGCGACTGTCCACGTCGTCTACCAGCTCGACGTGCTTCCGTCCGCGGTGGCTCCCCTCGCGAGTTCGCCGGCAGTCTACGGGACCACTGCCGTGGTCGCGGGTTTCGTCTGGCTTCTCGCGGGCCGGACGACCCGGCCGCTGTGGTGGCTGGCGGGCGTGGGCGTGCTGGCCGTTCTCGTCCCGACGGGCGTTGCGCTCGCCGTCGCGGCGGCGGGTGGAACCCTCACGCTAACGGTGCCCCTGCTCGGCGTCGCCGCGGGAGCGGTCATGGCCTGGGTCACGTGGCGGCTGTTCGGCGCCGTCCGGCCGTCCGACGCGACGACGGTCGGGGTCGCCGGGCCGGTCGTTCTCTTCGGCCACGCACTCGACGGTGCCACCACGACCCTCGGCGTCGACGTGCTGGGATTCGGGGAGAAAACGCCGCTCTCCCGGATCGTCATGGAGATCGCGGGCGCGCTTCCGACCGCTGACGTCATCGGGGTCGGCTGGCTGTTCGCGCTGGTGAAACTGGGGCTGGCGGTTGCCGTCCTCGCGCTGTTCGCCGGTTACGTCCGCGACGAACCGTCTGAGGGGTTCGGGCTGCTCGGGCTCATCGCGGCCGTGGGCCTCGGTCCCGCCTCCTACAACGTCCTTCTGTTCGCAGTGATGACCCCCACAGGGTTTTAA